GAGGAAGAAATCGGCTCATCACATTTGGGAACATTCGTGCAGGCACACCGCGAAATGCTGAAATGTGATACCATCCTGATTTCCGATACCAGCATCATTGCCAACGATGTCCCCTCCATTGAAACAGGTTTGCGTGGATTGACTTACGTGGAAGTAGAGGTCGTAGGCGCCAACCGTGACCTGCATTCCGGTGTGTATGGCGGCGGAGTAGCCAACCCGATCAATGTATTGTGTGAAATGATCGCTTCATTGAAAGATGATAAAGGCCACATTACCATTCCCGGATTTTATGACAAAGTAGAGGAGCTGACGACCGAACAACGCGACGCACTGAACGCCGCTCCTTTCGATCTGGAAGAATATAAAAAAGATTTGGGTATAGACGACATTCTCGGCGAGGATGGCTACACGACCATTGAACGGACTTCGGTAAGGCCGACGCTCGATGTAAATGGAATTTGGGGTGGCTATATCGGCGAAGGCGCGAAAACGGTACTACCATCCAAAGCCAATGCCAAAATTTCAATGCGGCTGGTACCTAACCAGACGGACGATGAAATTTGTGAATTGTTCACGAAGCATTTCGAATCTATCGCCCCCGCTTCGGTGAAAGTAAAAGTGGTTCCGCATCATGGCGGGCTGCCTTACGTGACGCCTACCGATTCATTGGAATACAAAGCTGCTGAAATGGCGATGGAAGAATCGTTTGGCAAAAAACCCATCCCGACACGTGGTGGAGGAAGTATTCCCATTGTTGCACTTTTTGAACAGGAATTGGGTTGCAAAAGTATTTTGATGGGCTTCGGCTTAGACATTGACGCTTTGCATTCTCCGAACGAAAGCTACGGTCTTTTTAATTATTACAAAGGCATTGAAACCATTCCGTTGTTTTTCAAGCATTATGCGGAATTGAAGAAATAGGGATTGTAAAGAGACTTGCCAAGTCTTGTAGACGGGGTCGCCCAGACTTGGTAAGTCTTTTCTACCTCTTCCTCCGCTGCTCCCTTTTCATTTTCTTCAAATTAGCAATAGCAGCTTTCGCCTCCTTATCCTGACTAGACTTCTTATCAGCCTTATCATCTGCCAACTTATAGTAACGCAACGCTTCATCAAAGTCCTTCCTGACTTCCGCGATCTTGCCCAATCCAATGAGCGACGAAATGTAATATCCCGCATTCATCGAGTTGGTCTGTGTTGAAAAGTCTATCGCTTTTTGATAGTACTGGCTCGCCAGCTCGTAATTGCGGTGATAGTTCATATTATAGTAAGCGAGCACATAAGCTGCATTACGTCCGCTGACCCCTTCGTAGCCCGGTAACCCCTGGCTGATTTTATCGATAATGTTCTGCGCAGCTTTTTCAGCTTCGCCCATTTTGCCGGTCACAAAAGCGGTCCTGCAAAAGTATCTTTCGAAATAAGGATTATTAGGGTATGTCTGCCACATGTACTTGGCCATTTCGTAGGCTTTGCTGTATTCATTTTCCATACTGTAAATCTGCAACAGAAAGTACCTCGCCTCTACCCGCGTGTAAAAAGCATTGTTCCCAACTTTTTCCAACTGCTGCTCACCGAGTTTTTTATTTCCCTTCGGAAAAAGCGCGAGTACCGGTTTCAGGATCGGATACTCTTTGGGAACCCATTCAGCATAGTAATTATAAAGCCCGTCGCCGAAAAGCAGCTCCGGTGTTAGGTCGCCATTCCCTTTGCATTGCTCGAAATATTTCAGAGACTTTTTCCCTGCAAATGCCGCTTTCGCCCAGCTCTCACGCTCTGCGTACAGTCGCCCTTTGAATGCATACGCAGCAGCCAGGAAAAAGGCAGGTTCTACTTTATTCTTTTCATTGTCGTACAATTCCTCAGCCAGATTGATCGTAGAATCCATTTGCGCCAGGAAAGCCCTGTCATGGGATTCGTTTTCCGTATTCGGCACGATCTTCCACCATTCGGCCAGTCCCATCAGAAAATGAGGCATGGGATGCTTGGGATACCGGTATTTGAGCCACCGGAATTCGGCATCAGCTTCTGCAAACTTGTAATTGTAAAGCATATTAATCGCCTCTGTCGACTCGATTTGTACGCTCGGATTTTTGAGGATCATATCGTAATTCTTGTCCAGATCGGAAGAAGAATACAATTGAGCCGAGGCAGAATGAATGGTTAATACAGTTAAGCAGCAGAATGTTATGGTGTTAATTACTAGACTTTTCATATTAGGGGTAAAATCTGTCCTATTTAACGCCGGATTTATATTTTACGTTTGTCATCAGCCGGGTTTTTGAAAAAAGAGTTAATATTGATCCTCAGAGTATTCGTTAATTCTGATAGCTATTAATATTTTATCAAATCTTGTGTTCCACACGATCATTGATAAAGACATGACACCTCAAATATGATCAACATTCTGGATAAAACGTTCGTCCCTTTTATTTCACGGGATACGATAGAAAACCGGATCGCAGAAATGGCCGCTCTGATCAGCAAAGACTATGAAAACAGCTGCCCGCTTTTTGTTGTGGTTTTGAACGGAGCTTTTCTTTTCGCCAGTGAGCTGGTTAAAAAAATCCCTCTTTCGTGCGAAATTACATTTATCCGCCTTTCATCCTACGTACAAACTGAATCCACCGGCACGGTAAGGCAAATTATTGGCATGGAAGAAACCATGACGGGCCGCGACGTGATCATTATTGAAGACATTGTCGATACCGGCCTGACGATGACGCAGCTGCTCAAACAAATTGAAGTATTAGCTCCCAAATCCATTGAAATAGCCACATTACTTCACAAACCGGAAGCTCTCAAAACACCATTAGAGATGCGGTACGTGGGTTTTGAGATTGAAAATAAATTTGTGGTCGGGTACGGGCTCGATTATGATGGTATCGGACGTAACCTCGATTCATTATATGTCCTCGCCTGACAACATTACAATAACTCAACATTGATATGTACATACAATTTTTTGGTGCCGCAAGAACTGTTACCGGAAGCAAGCATTTGATTACGACCGAAAAGGGTACTAAAATACTTTTGGATTGCGGGTTATTTCAGGGCATTCAGACAGATGAATTTAATCAGACTTTTGGTTTCAAACCCTCCGAAGTTGATTATCTGGTTCTTTCTCACGCCCATATTGACCATTCAGGCCTCATTCCAAGGTTGGTCAAAAAAGGATTTAATGGCCCCATTTATTGTACCTCAGCGACGGCAGATCTGTGCCGGGTCATGTTGCTCGACAGTGCGCACATTCAGGAAAAAGACCTTGAAAGAATCAATAAACGTCGTCAGAAACAGGGGCGACCGTTGTTGGAAGAGCTATACAGTTCCGAAGATGCGGTACATGCATTGAGTTTGCTCAAAACAGTAAAGTACGGTCAGACTTTTTACCTGGGTGCCGAGAATGAGGTAGCCGTTGTCTTGACTGACGCCGCACATTTGCTGGGGAGCGCCGCGGTACATTTGAGTATTCCCGATAAAGGTACATTCACGCAGCTCACATTTACCGGTGATATCGGTCGGCCGGAGGATCGCATTTTGCGCAAACCTGACGTTTTTCCGCAAGCGGACATCATCATTTGCGAGTCCACATATGGCGACAGGCTGCACGAAAAGGAAATAGATATGCACGCTCATTTGCTGAAAATCGTGCAGGAAACCTGTGTGGAGCGCCGTGGCAAACTCATTATTCCCGCATTCGCCATTGACCGTACGCAGGAGCTAATTTATGCTTTGGATCAATTATCAAGCTCAGGAAAACTGCCGCAGATACCGGTTTACATCGATAGTCCTCTTGCAATCCGCGCTACGAGTATTATGAAGGAGCACGACGAATGTTTCAATCCTGAAATATTGGAATACATTGAAAAAGACGGGGATGCGTTTGCATTTCCGTACCTACATTATGTATCAGACGTAGAACAATCCATTGCACTGAATGCAAAAACGGAACCCTGCATTATTATTTCCGCGTCAGGAATGGCCGAAGCAGGACGGATTAAGCACCATATCAAAAACAACATTGGTGATGAAAAATCCACAATTTTACTGGTAGGCTACGCATCCGCTAACACACTGGCCGGCGCATTGAAACGAGGCGATCAGCATGTGAATATTTTCGGGGAGCAGTTTGAAGTAAGGTGCCAGGTAGCCACAATGGACTCATTTTCAGGGCACGGCGACTATAATGAAATGCTGGCATTCCTCTCCTGCCAGACCGCTTCGAGAGTCAAAAAGGTGTTTTTAGTTCACGGAGAATACGAAACGCAGGTTGCGTTCAAACTCAAACTGGAAAAAGCAGGATTTCAAAACGTGCACATTCCGGCATTGTACGAAAGTGTAGAAATCTGAGAAAATTAGCTTTTCCGCATTTTGAAACCTGGAAAGGCTTGGAAAGTCCAGAACATTATCACTATTTTTGCGCACCGATTTTTAGGCGGAAGTGGTGAAATTGGTAGACACGCACGTTTCAGAGGCGTGTGGGGGTTGCCCTGTGTGGGTTCGAGTCCCATCTTCCGCACTACTCTAAGACCTCAATAAGCTGGAAGCAGCAAGTTGAGGTTTTTTTTGTGCATTAGTGGGGAAGAA
The genomic region above belongs to Dyadobacter pollutisoli and contains:
- a CDS encoding dipeptidase — its product is MLNYIEKNRDRFLNELLDLLRIPSVSADSKFKNDMLKAAEYVRDRISEAGADRAEIYETAGHPVVYGEKIIDAALPTVLIYGHYDVQPADPYELWNSPPFEPVIKNERIYARGSCDDKGQFYMHIKALETMLATDSLTCNVKIMIEGEEEIGSSHLGTFVQAHREMLKCDTILISDTSIIANDVPSIETGLRGLTYVEVEVVGANRDLHSGVYGGGVANPINVLCEMIASLKDDKGHITIPGFYDKVEELTTEQRDALNAAPFDLEEYKKDLGIDDILGEDGYTTIERTSVRPTLDVNGIWGGYIGEGAKTVLPSKANAKISMRLVPNQTDDEICELFTKHFESIAPASVKVKVVPHHGGLPYVTPTDSLEYKAAEMAMEESFGKKPIPTRGGGSIPIVALFEQELGCKSILMGFGLDIDALHSPNESYGLFNYYKGIETIPLFFKHYAELKK
- a CDS encoding tetratricopeptide repeat protein, whose translation is MKSLVINTITFCCLTVLTIHSASAQLYSSSDLDKNYDMILKNPSVQIESTEAINMLYNYKFAEADAEFRWLKYRYPKHPMPHFLMGLAEWWKIVPNTENESHDRAFLAQMDSTINLAEELYDNEKNKVEPAFFLAAAYAFKGRLYAERESWAKAAFAGKKSLKYFEQCKGNGDLTPELLFGDGLYNYYAEWVPKEYPILKPVLALFPKGNKKLGEQQLEKVGNNAFYTRVEARYFLLQIYSMENEYSKAYEMAKYMWQTYPNNPYFERYFCRTAFVTGKMGEAEKAAQNIIDKISQGLPGYEGVSGRNAAYVLAYYNMNYHRNYELASQYYQKAIDFSTQTNSMNAGYYISSLIGLGKIAEVRKDFDEALRYYKLADDKADKKSSQDKEAKAAIANLKKMKREQRRKR
- the hpt gene encoding hypoxanthine phosphoribosyltransferase, producing MINILDKTFVPFISRDTIENRIAEMAALISKDYENSCPLFVVVLNGAFLFASELVKKIPLSCEITFIRLSSYVQTESTGTVRQIIGMEETMTGRDVIIIEDIVDTGLTMTQLLKQIEVLAPKSIEIATLLHKPEALKTPLEMRYVGFEIENKFVVGYGLDYDGIGRNLDSLYVLA
- a CDS encoding MBL fold metallo-hydrolase RNA specificity domain-containing protein, translated to MYIQFFGAARTVTGSKHLITTEKGTKILLDCGLFQGIQTDEFNQTFGFKPSEVDYLVLSHAHIDHSGLIPRLVKKGFNGPIYCTSATADLCRVMLLDSAHIQEKDLERINKRRQKQGRPLLEELYSSEDAVHALSLLKTVKYGQTFYLGAENEVAVVLTDAAHLLGSAAVHLSIPDKGTFTQLTFTGDIGRPEDRILRKPDVFPQADIIICESTYGDRLHEKEIDMHAHLLKIVQETCVERRGKLIIPAFAIDRTQELIYALDQLSSSGKLPQIPVYIDSPLAIRATSIMKEHDECFNPEILEYIEKDGDAFAFPYLHYVSDVEQSIALNAKTEPCIIISASGMAEAGRIKHHIKNNIGDEKSTILLVGYASANTLAGALKRGDQHVNIFGEQFEVRCQVATMDSFSGHGDYNEMLAFLSCQTASRVKKVFLVHGEYETQVAFKLKLEKAGFQNVHIPALYESVEI